Proteins encoded together in one Lathyrus oleraceus cultivar Zhongwan6 chromosome 5, CAAS_Psat_ZW6_1.0, whole genome shotgun sequence window:
- the LOC127081930 gene encoding zinc finger BED domain-containing protein RICESLEEPER 2 — translation MNFSAVEGEGFKYYSKVMQPQFTLPSRRTIARYCFQLHLDEKQKLKSFFKSDCNRVALTTGCWTSIQNQNYLTLTTHFVDNEWNYQKRIISFTVIPNHKGDTVGRKIEEVLRDWGIRNVSTITVDNAISNDVAVAYLHRKISTMNGMMGDGKCFHMRCAAHILNLVVNEGLKDKHLSITSVRDAVRFVKSSPHREAKFKECIEFAGITCKKLVCLDVSTRSNVTYLMLEAAEKFQAAFDKLEYEESSYREFFGKGSPPSSDDWDIVRAFISFLKLFYEATNVFSTSQSVSLHSAFHQVSALYCELKQANMNLNGVFASVCGDMMEKYNRYWGCATKMNKLIYFGIILDPRYKLSYI, via the coding sequence ATGAACTTTAGTGCAGTTGAGGGGGAAGGTTTTAAGTACTATTCTAAAGTAATGCAGCCCCAATTTACTCTCCCATCTAGGCGTACAATAGCTAGATACTGTTTTCAGCTACACTTGGATGAGAAACAAAAACTAAAATCCTTCTTTAAGTCTGACTGCAATAGAGTAGCACTTACTACTGGTTGTTGGACTTCTATCCAAAATCAAAACTACTTAACCCTTACGACACACTTTGTGGATAACGAATGGAACTATCAAAAGAGAATTATAAGCTTCACAGTTATTCCAAACCATAAGGGTGATACGGTAGGTAGGAAGATTGAAGAGGTGTTAAGGGATTGGGGAATTAGGAATGTGTCTACCATAACTGTTGATAATGCAATTTCAAATGATGTAGCTGTAGCATATTTGCATAGAAAAATATCAACTATGAATGGGATGATGGGGGATGGAAAATGTTTTCATATGAGGTGCGCTGCTCACATATTGAACTTGGTGGTAAATGAGGGTTTGAAAGATAAGCATTTGTCTATTACTAGTGTTAGGGATGCTGTTAGATTTGTCAAGTCCTCACCTCATAGGGAAGCCAAGTTTAAAGAATGCATTGAATTTGCTGGAATAACTTGTAAAAAACTAGTATGTCTTGATGTTTCAACTCGTTCGAACGTGACATATTTGatgcttgaggctgcagagaaGTTTCAAGCTGCTTTTGATAAGCTTGAGTATGAAGAGTCAAGCTATAGGGAGTTCTTTGGAAAAGGTAGTCCTCCTAGTAGTGATGATTGGGACATTGTTAgagcttttatctcttttttaAAGTTATTCTATGAAGCAACTAATGTTTTTTCCACCTCTCAAAGTGTGAGTTTGCATAGTGCTTTTCACCAAGTGTCTGCGCTCTATTGTGAGCTGAAGCAAGCTAATATGAACTTGAATGGTGTTTTTGCAAGTGTGTGTGGGGACATGATGGAAAAGTATAATAGATATTGGGGGTGTGCTACTAAGATGAACAAGTTGAtttattttggaattattttggaTCCAAGATACAAGTTGAGTTATATTTAG